One window of Klebsiella quasivariicola genomic DNA carries:
- the ycgZ gene encoding regulatory protein YcgZ: MQQNGYIPDTANAIAQYFNKASLPSQQETLGQIVMDILNEGRHLNRKALCTKLLNRLDRARAPEEESHYQTLIGLLFAGQE, from the coding sequence ATGCAGCAGAATGGTTACATTCCAGATACAGCGAACGCAATTGCCCAGTATTTCAATAAAGCATCGTTACCTTCCCAACAGGAGACGCTGGGTCAGATCGTGATGGATATTCTTAATGAAGGACGCCATCTCAACCGCAAGGCGCTGTGTACCAAACTGTTGAACCGCCTTGACCGCGCCCGTGCTCCCGAAGAAGAGAGCCATTATCAAACCTTAATTGGTTTGCTGTTTGCCGGTCAGGAGTAA
- a CDS encoding diguanylate phosphodiesterase encodes MLTTIIYRSHICDNVSFKSIEAMVAKANERNGQADVTGILLFNGTHFFQLIEGPEENVQDIYQHICQDPRHYNLVELLCDYAPSRRFGKVGMELFDLREHDREEVLQVVMDRGTSKYQLTYDDRALQFFRTFVESTEKANYFEIPSADSWVFIPDKETFYPDTPIIDKTESCSFAFQPIVDPFACEIISWEALLRTPDGQSPGAYFAGLAGDDIYLADLHSKRVALSLAGKLGLRNKALSINLLPMTLVKVPNAVAFLLDEISRNDLIPEQIIVEFTEREVISRMDDFTDAVRKLKGAGISLAIDHFGAGFAGLSLLAHYQPDRIKIDHELIRNIHQDGPRQSIVQAIIKCCFSLEIAVSAVGVERAEEWMWLESAGISQFQGNLFAGARLGGLPAVAWPEKK; translated from the coding sequence ATGCTAACCACCATCATTTATCGCAGCCATATCTGCGACAATGTCTCATTCAAATCGATCGAGGCCATGGTTGCCAAGGCAAACGAGCGAAATGGGCAGGCGGATGTCACCGGTATTTTACTTTTTAACGGGACTCATTTTTTCCAACTTATTGAAGGGCCTGAAGAAAACGTACAGGATATATATCAGCATATTTGCCAGGATCCTCGCCACTATAATCTGGTGGAGTTGCTTTGCGATTATGCGCCGTCCCGTCGTTTTGGTAAGGTCGGAATGGAACTGTTTGATTTACGCGAACACGATCGTGAGGAAGTTCTGCAGGTGGTGATGGACCGGGGTACATCAAAATATCAGCTCACCTACGATGACCGGGCGCTGCAATTTTTCCGTACTTTTGTCGAATCCACGGAAAAAGCGAATTATTTTGAGATTCCTTCCGCTGATAGTTGGGTTTTTATTCCGGATAAGGAGACGTTCTATCCTGATACCCCGATTATCGATAAGACGGAAAGCTGCTCCTTTGCGTTCCAGCCGATCGTCGATCCTTTCGCCTGCGAAATCATTTCGTGGGAAGCGCTATTGCGTACACCGGATGGCCAGTCTCCAGGCGCCTATTTTGCCGGTCTGGCCGGGGACGATATTTATCTCGCCGACCTGCACAGTAAACGCGTCGCCCTGTCGCTGGCGGGTAAATTAGGTTTACGTAATAAGGCATTAAGTATTAATTTGCTGCCGATGACGCTGGTCAAAGTGCCCAATGCGGTGGCCTTCCTGCTCGATGAGATTAGCCGCAATGATCTGATTCCGGAGCAGATTATTGTCGAGTTTACCGAGCGGGAGGTCATTTCACGAATGGATGACTTTACCGATGCGGTACGCAAACTGAAGGGGGCAGGGATCAGTCTTGCTATCGATCACTTCGGCGCTGGATTTGCCGGACTGTCGTTGCTGGCGCACTATCAGCCCGACCGAATTAAAATTGACCATGAGCTGATCCGCAACATCCATCAGGATGGGCCGCGCCAGTCGATTGTACAGGCTATTATCAAATGCTGTTTTTCGCTGGAGATTGCCGTCTCTGCTGTCGGCGTTGAGCGTGCTGAAGAGTGGATGTGGCTGGAATCAGCGGGTATTTCGCAGTTTCAGGGGAATTTATTCGCTGGCGCCCGCCTGGGGGGCCTGCCCGCCGTCGCATGGCCGGAGAAGAAATGA
- a CDS encoding AcrZ family multidrug efflux pump-associated protein, whose product MLELLKSLVFAVIMVPVVMAVILGLIYGLGEVFNVFSGVSRKDRSQQNH is encoded by the coding sequence ATGTTAGAGCTTTTGAAAAGTCTGGTTTTTGCGGTCATCATGGTACCGGTGGTGATGGCGGTGATCCTGGGGTTGATTTACGGCCTCGGCGAAGTGTTCAACGTCTTTTCCGGTGTAAGTCGTAAAGATCGCAGCCAGCAAAATCACTGA
- the modE gene encoding molybdenum-dependent transcriptional regulator, producing MQAEILLTLKLQQRLFADPRRIALLKQIDQTGSISQGAKHAGISYKSAWDAINEMNQLSEQPLVDRATGGKGGGGAVLTRYGQRLIQLYDLLAQIQQKAFDVLSDDDALPLDSLLAAISRFSLQTSARNQWFGTITGRDRQRVQQHVEVLLADGQTRLNVAITAQSAKKLGLDEGQEVLVLLKAPWVGITLDPDVARQADNQLPGRISHLECGSGQCEVLMTLADGQTLCATLPQAHTSGLAEGTEAIAYFNADRIILATLC from the coding sequence ATGCAGGCCGAAATTCTTCTCACCCTTAAGCTACAGCAGCGCCTGTTTGCCGATCCCCGGCGGATCGCCCTGCTTAAACAGATTGACCAGACCGGTTCGATAAGCCAGGGGGCAAAGCACGCGGGCATCAGCTATAAGAGCGCGTGGGATGCGATCAACGAGATGAACCAGCTCAGCGAACAGCCGCTGGTGGATCGCGCCACCGGGGGTAAAGGCGGCGGCGGCGCGGTGTTGACCCGCTATGGGCAGCGCCTGATCCAGCTGTACGATCTGCTGGCGCAGATCCAGCAGAAAGCCTTTGACGTCCTCAGCGATGACGATGCCCTGCCGCTGGACAGCCTGCTGGCGGCTATTTCACGCTTTTCTCTGCAAACCAGCGCCCGTAACCAGTGGTTCGGCACCATTACCGGTCGCGATCGCCAGCGGGTACAGCAGCACGTCGAGGTGCTGCTGGCCGACGGGCAGACCCGCCTGAACGTCGCCATTACCGCGCAGAGCGCTAAGAAGCTGGGGCTCGATGAGGGCCAGGAGGTGCTGGTGCTGCTGAAAGCGCCCTGGGTCGGCATCACCCTTGACCCGGACGTGGCCCGCCAGGCTGATAACCAGTTACCTGGCCGCATCAGCCATCTCGAATGCGGGTCCGGACAGTGCGAAGTGCTGATGACCCTGGCGGACGGCCAGACCCTGTGCGCCACCCTGCCGCAAGCGCACACGTCTGGCCTGGCGGAAGGGACGGAGGCGATCGCTTACTTCAATGCCGATCGCATCATTCTCGCGACGTTATGCTGA
- the modA gene encoding molybdate ABC transporter substrate-binding protein, producing the protein MAGSWLRGFIGASLTLFVAGQALAQEGKVTVFAAASLTNAMQDIAQAYKKEKNVDVVSSFASSSTLARQIEAGAPADLFISADQKWMDYAVEKKAIDTATRTTLLGNSLVVVAPKASEQGTITIDEKTNWTSLLKGGRLAVGDPQHVPAGIYAKEALQKLGAWETLSPKLAPAEDVRGALALVERNEAPLGIVYGSDAVASKGVKVVGTFPEASHQKVEYPLAIVDGHRNAVVSAFYDYLKGPEASAIFKRYGFTTH; encoded by the coding sequence ATGGCAGGTTCTTGGTTACGCGGCTTTATCGGGGCATCACTCACGCTGTTCGTCGCCGGGCAGGCACTGGCGCAAGAGGGGAAAGTGACCGTTTTCGCCGCCGCGTCGTTAACTAACGCGATGCAGGATATTGCCCAGGCGTATAAGAAAGAAAAAAACGTCGATGTTGTGTCGTCGTTTGCCTCGTCGTCGACGCTGGCGCGGCAGATTGAAGCGGGCGCGCCGGCGGATCTGTTTATCTCCGCCGATCAGAAATGGATGGATTACGCGGTAGAGAAAAAAGCCATTGATACGGCGACCCGTACGACCCTGCTTGGCAACAGCCTGGTGGTGGTCGCGCCAAAAGCCAGCGAACAGGGGACGATAACCATTGATGAGAAAACCAACTGGACCAGCCTGCTGAAAGGAGGCCGTCTGGCGGTGGGCGATCCGCAGCATGTCCCGGCCGGTATTTATGCCAAAGAAGCGCTGCAGAAACTCGGTGCCTGGGAGACGTTGTCGCCGAAGCTCGCCCCGGCTGAAGACGTTCGCGGCGCGCTGGCGCTGGTGGAGCGCAACGAAGCGCCGCTGGGGATTGTCTATGGCTCCGATGCCGTAGCCAGCAAAGGGGTGAAAGTGGTTGGCACCTTCCCGGAAGCCTCGCATCAGAAAGTCGAGTACCCGCTGGCGATTGTCGATGGTCACCGCAACGCGGTCGTGAGCGCCTTCTATGACTACCTGAAAGGGCCGGAAGCCTCCGCTATTTTTAAACGTTACGGATTTACCACTCACTGA
- a CDS encoding pyridoxal phosphatase, translating into MTTRVIALDLDGTLLTSKKIILPASLEALARAREAGYQVIVVTGRHHVAIHPFYQALALDTPAICCNGTYLYDYHAKKVLAADPMSVDHAVSLTTMLAEQQIHGLAYVDDAMLFEQPTGHVIRTRNWAQSLPEDQRPVFSQVDSLAQAVREVNAVWKFALTDDDIPRLQRFAQQVGETLGLECEWSWHDQVDIARAGNSKGKRLAQWVADQGLSMKDVVAFGDNYNDLSMLEAAGTGVAMGNAVDEVKARANVVIGDNESTSIAEFIYRQLL; encoded by the coding sequence ATGACAACACGCGTGATTGCCCTGGATTTAGACGGCACGTTGCTCACCAGCAAAAAAATAATCCTTCCCGCTTCGCTGGAGGCGCTGGCTCGCGCCAGAGAGGCGGGCTATCAGGTGATCGTCGTTACCGGACGTCATCACGTCGCGATTCATCCTTTTTATCAGGCACTGGCTCTCGATACACCTGCAATTTGTTGTAATGGCACCTATTTGTATGATTATCACGCAAAAAAGGTTTTGGCCGCCGATCCGATGTCGGTCGATCACGCCGTCAGCCTGACCACTATGCTTGCCGAACAGCAGATTCACGGCCTGGCGTATGTAGATGATGCCATGCTTTTCGAGCAGCCCACCGGGCACGTGATCCGCACCCGCAACTGGGCGCAGTCGTTACCGGAGGATCAGCGCCCGGTCTTCAGCCAGGTCGACTCGCTGGCGCAGGCGGTCCGCGAAGTCAACGCGGTATGGAAATTCGCCCTCACTGACGATGATATTCCCCGTCTGCAGCGGTTTGCGCAGCAGGTCGGCGAGACCCTGGGACTCGAGTGTGAATGGTCGTGGCACGATCAGGTGGATATCGCTCGCGCCGGCAACAGCAAAGGCAAACGGCTGGCGCAATGGGTGGCCGACCAGGGGCTGTCGATGAAGGATGTCGTTGCCTTCGGCGATAACTATAACGATCTCAGTATGCTGGAGGCGGCGGGCACCGGGGTGGCGATGGGCAATGCGGTGGACGAGGTGAAAGCTCGCGCCAACGTGGTTATCGGCGACAATGAGTCCACCAGCATCGCCGAGTTTATCTACCGCCAGTTGTTGTAA
- the pgl gene encoding 6-phosphogluconolactonase: MKQTVYTASPESQQIHVWSLEADGKLTLVQVVDAPGQVQPMVVSPNKEYLYVGVRPEFRVLAYRITPDNGALTFAGEAALPGSPTHISTDHHGRFVFSASYNQGCVSVTPLQDGLPGETVTVVEGLEGCHSANISPDNRTLWVPALKQDRICLFTLSDDGFLSAQEPAEVTTVEGAGPRHMVFHPNQQYGYCVNELNSSIDVWELKDPNGNIECVQTLDMMPQDFTGVRWAADIHITPDGRHLYACDRTASIITVFSVSEDGSVLAVEGYQPTETQPRGFNLDHSGKYLIAAGQKSHHIAVYEIAGEQGLLQEKGRYAVGQGPMWVVVNAH, translated from the coding sequence ATGAAACAAACCGTTTATACCGCCAGCCCGGAAAGCCAACAAATCCACGTCTGGAGTCTTGAAGCGGACGGCAAACTGACGCTGGTGCAGGTGGTTGATGCCCCGGGGCAGGTACAGCCGATGGTGGTCAGTCCCAACAAGGAGTACCTGTACGTTGGCGTTCGTCCGGAGTTTCGCGTGCTGGCCTATCGCATCACGCCGGATAACGGGGCGTTAACCTTTGCTGGCGAAGCGGCGCTGCCGGGCAGCCCGACCCATATTTCTACCGATCATCATGGCCGCTTCGTGTTCAGCGCTTCCTATAATCAGGGTTGCGTCAGCGTGACGCCGCTGCAGGACGGTCTGCCGGGTGAAACCGTCACCGTGGTGGAAGGCCTGGAAGGGTGCCACTCGGCCAATATCTCCCCGGACAATCGCACCCTGTGGGTGCCTGCGCTGAAGCAGGATCGCATCTGCCTGTTTACGCTTAGCGACGATGGTTTCCTCTCGGCGCAGGAGCCGGCGGAAGTGACCACCGTTGAGGGGGCCGGTCCACGCCACATGGTGTTCCATCCCAACCAGCAGTATGGCTACTGCGTCAATGAACTGAACAGTTCAATCGACGTCTGGGAGCTGAAAGATCCGAATGGCAATATCGAATGTGTACAAACTCTGGATATGATGCCGCAGGATTTCACCGGCGTGCGCTGGGCTGCGGATATTCATATCACACCGGATGGCCGTCATCTGTACGCCTGCGATCGTACCGCCAGCATCATCACGGTATTTAGCGTCTCGGAAGATGGCAGCGTGCTGGCTGTTGAGGGCTATCAGCCGACCGAAACCCAGCCACGTGGCTTTAACCTCGATCACAGCGGTAAGTATCTGATTGCGGCAGGTCAGAAGTCGCACCATATTGCGGTGTATGAAATTGCCGGCGAGCAGGGGCTGCTGCAGGAGAAAGGCCGCTATGCCGTAGGGCAGGGCCCAATGTGGGTGGTGGTCAACGCCCACTAA
- the modC gene encoding molybdenum ABC transporter ATP-binding protein ModC yields MLELDFTQTLGSHSLQIRETLPASGITAIFGVSGAGKTSLINAISGLTRPQTGRIVLNGRVLNDTAQRICLAPEQRRIGYVFQDARLFPHYKVRGNLQYGMAKSMVSQFDKLVELLGIAPLLDRLPGRLSGGEKQRVAIGRALLTAPELLLLDEPLASLDIPRKRELLPYLQRLAQEIHIPMLYVSHSLDEIQHLADRVLVLEAGKVKAFGPLEEVWSSSVMHPWLPAEQQSTILSATVAAQHPQYAMTALALGDQLLWVNRLDRPAGESARIRIQASDVSLTLAQPSGTSIRNILRAQVVQCLEVNGQIEVQLRVSGRLLWARISPWARDDLAIAPGQQVFAQIKSVSIAA; encoded by the coding sequence ATGCTGGAACTGGACTTTACCCAGACCCTTGGCAGCCACAGCCTGCAGATCCGTGAAACCCTGCCCGCCAGCGGTATTACCGCTATTTTTGGCGTCTCCGGCGCGGGCAAAACCTCGTTGATCAACGCCATCAGCGGCCTGACCCGTCCGCAGACGGGGCGGATCGTACTCAATGGCCGGGTGCTGAACGACACCGCGCAGCGTATCTGCCTGGCCCCGGAGCAGCGCCGTATCGGCTATGTCTTTCAGGATGCGCGCCTGTTTCCTCACTATAAAGTGCGCGGCAATCTGCAGTATGGGATGGCGAAATCCATGGTCAGCCAGTTCGATAAGCTGGTGGAGCTGTTGGGGATTGCGCCGTTGCTGGATCGCCTGCCAGGCCGACTGTCTGGCGGCGAAAAGCAGCGGGTGGCTATCGGCCGCGCCCTGCTGACCGCACCGGAGCTGCTGCTGCTGGATGAGCCGCTGGCGTCGCTGGACATTCCGCGCAAACGCGAGCTGTTGCCCTACCTGCAGCGGCTGGCGCAGGAGATCCATATTCCGATGCTCTACGTCAGCCACTCGCTGGATGAGATCCAGCATCTGGCCGATCGCGTGCTGGTGCTGGAGGCCGGTAAGGTGAAGGCGTTCGGTCCGCTGGAGGAGGTCTGGAGCAGCAGCGTGATGCACCCCTGGCTGCCGGCGGAACAGCAAAGCACTATCCTCAGCGCCACTGTCGCCGCGCAGCACCCGCAATACGCGATGACCGCCCTGGCGCTGGGGGACCAGCTGCTGTGGGTTAACCGACTCGATCGTCCCGCCGGCGAGAGTGCAAGGATCCGCATTCAGGCGTCGGACGTCTCGCTGACGTTAGCGCAACCGTCCGGGACCAGTATTCGTAATATCTTGCGCGCCCAGGTAGTTCAGTGTCTGGAGGTCAACGGGCAGATTGAGGTGCAGCTCAGGGTGAGCGGTCGTCTGCTGTGGGCCCGAATCAGCCCGTGGGCGCGGGACGACCTGGCGATAGCGCCAGGCCAGCAGGTGTTTGCCCAGATCAAAAGCGTGTCGATTGCTGCCTGA
- a CDS encoding biofilm development regulator YmgB/AriR family protein, translated as MHQQPDIYAGLQDTALSDYFRNAGDKLVDESAVMSLAINSILQSEGHLNNKAIILWLIQALETTDDVVTADVIRKTLEIVVGYTMDDI; from the coding sequence ATGCATCAGCAACCCGATATTTACGCAGGACTGCAGGACACCGCGCTCTCAGACTATTTCCGTAACGCCGGTGATAAACTGGTTGATGAGTCCGCCGTCATGTCGCTCGCCATCAACAGTATTCTGCAGTCAGAGGGGCATCTGAACAATAAGGCCATTATCTTATGGCTGATTCAGGCGCTGGAAACCACCGATGACGTGGTCACCGCGGACGTCATCCGTAAAACACTGGAGATTGTCGTCGGCTACACCATGGACGATATCTAA
- the galE gene encoding UDP-glucose 4-epimerase GalE, translated as MKVLVTGGSGYIGSHTCVQLLQQGHEVVILDNLCNSKRSVLPVIERLGGKEATFIEGDIRNEALMTEILHDHAIEAVIHFAGLKAVGESVAKPLEYYDNNVTGTLKLVSAMRAAGVKNFIFSSSATVYGDQPKIPYVESFPTGTPQSPYGKSKLMVEQILTDLQKAQPEWSIALLRYFNPVGAHPSGDMGEDPQGIPNNLMPYIAQVAVGRRESLAIFGNDYPTEDGTGVRDYIHVMDLADGHVAAMEKLAGKAGVHIYNLGAGVGSSVLDVVNAFSKACGKPINYHFAPRRDGDLPAYWADAAKADRELNWRVTRNLDEMAQDTWHWQSRHPQGYPD; from the coding sequence ATGAAAGTTCTGGTTACAGGTGGTAGCGGTTACATTGGAAGTCATACTTGCGTTCAACTGCTGCAGCAGGGACATGAGGTGGTGATCCTCGACAATCTCTGCAACAGCAAGCGCAGCGTACTGCCGGTGATTGAACGTCTTGGCGGCAAAGAAGCCACCTTTATTGAAGGCGATATTCGTAACGAAGCGCTGATGACGGAGATCCTCCACGATCACGCGATTGAAGCGGTGATCCACTTCGCCGGGCTGAAAGCCGTCGGGGAGTCCGTCGCCAAACCGCTGGAATATTACGACAATAACGTCACCGGCACACTGAAATTAGTCTCTGCCATGCGCGCCGCAGGCGTGAAGAACTTCATCTTTAGCTCCTCCGCCACCGTCTACGGCGACCAGCCGAAAATCCCGTATGTCGAAAGCTTCCCGACCGGTACCCCGCAAAGCCCCTACGGCAAAAGCAAACTGATGGTGGAACAGATCCTGACCGACCTGCAGAAAGCCCAGCCCGAGTGGAGCATTGCGCTGCTGCGCTACTTCAACCCGGTCGGCGCCCACCCGTCGGGCGACATGGGGGAAGACCCGCAGGGGATCCCGAACAACCTGATGCCTTACATCGCCCAGGTCGCCGTTGGCCGTCGCGAATCGCTGGCCATTTTTGGTAACGACTACCCGACCGAAGATGGCACCGGCGTGCGCGATTATATCCACGTGATGGATCTCGCCGATGGCCACGTCGCGGCCATGGAAAAACTGGCTGGCAAAGCCGGCGTGCATATCTACAACCTTGGCGCCGGCGTCGGCAGCAGCGTGCTCGACGTGGTCAATGCTTTCAGCAAGGCCTGCGGCAAACCCATTAACTACCATTTCGCGCCGCGCCGCGATGGCGACCTCCCGGCCTACTGGGCGGACGCTGCCAAGGCCGACCGCGAGCTGAACTGGCGCGTGACGCGCAACCTGGACGAAATGGCGCAGGACACCTGGCACTGGCAGTCCCGTCATCCGCAGGGTTATCCAGACTAA
- the modB gene encoding molybdate ABC transporter permease subunit, whose amino-acid sequence MFLSEPEWQAVLLSLKVSSLAVVLSLPFGIFFSWLLVRRSFPGKALLDSILHLPLVLPPVVVGYLLLVAMGRRGFIGSWLYDWFGISFAFSWRGAVLAAAVMSFPLMVRAIRLALEGVDSKLEQAARTLGASRWRVFFTITLPLTLPGIIVGTVLAFARSLGEFGATITFVSNIPGETRTLPSAMYTLIQTPGGEGAAARLCIIAIVLALVSLLISEWLARVSRQRMGG is encoded by the coding sequence ATGTTTCTGAGCGAACCCGAATGGCAGGCGGTGCTGCTGAGCCTGAAAGTCTCCTCCCTGGCGGTGGTATTGAGCTTACCCTTCGGGATCTTTTTTTCCTGGCTGCTGGTACGGCGTTCCTTTCCCGGCAAGGCCCTGCTCGACAGTATTCTCCATCTGCCGCTGGTGCTGCCGCCGGTCGTGGTCGGGTATCTGCTGCTGGTGGCCATGGGACGACGCGGATTTATTGGCAGCTGGTTGTATGACTGGTTCGGCATCAGCTTTGCCTTCAGCTGGCGCGGGGCGGTACTGGCGGCAGCGGTGATGTCTTTCCCGCTGATGGTGCGCGCCATCCGCCTGGCGCTGGAAGGGGTGGACAGTAAACTGGAACAAGCGGCCAGAACCCTTGGCGCCAGCCGCTGGCGGGTATTTTTCACCATAACATTGCCCCTGACCCTGCCGGGAATTATCGTCGGCACGGTGCTGGCCTTCGCCCGCTCGTTAGGGGAGTTTGGCGCGACCATCACGTTCGTTTCCAATATTCCCGGCGAAACGCGCACCCTGCCTTCGGCGATGTACACCTTGATCCAGACGCCGGGCGGGGAAGGGGCGGCGGCCCGCCTCTGTATTATCGCCATCGTGCTGGCGCTGGTCTCGCTATTGATTTCGGAATGGCTGGCCCGCGTGAGTCGTCAGCGCATGGGAGGATAA
- the modF gene encoding molybdate ABC transporter ATP-binding protein ModF produces MSSLQISQGTFRLSDTKTLKIDHLRVTTGESWAFVGSNGSGKSALARALAGDLTLLSGQRESQFSRVTRLSFEQLQKLVSDEWQRNNTDLLSPGEEDTGRTTAEIIQDEVKDPARCAQLAEQFGISALLNRRFKYLSTGETRKTLLCQALMSDPQLLILDEPFDGLDVSSRQQLAALLADLHRAGITLVLVLNRFDEIPEFVQFAGVLADCTLIDTGATSSLLQQALVAQLAHSEKLDGISLPEPDVPPARQALADTAPRIVLNDGVVSYNDRPVINHLSWTVNPGEHWQIVGPNGAGKSTLLSLISGDHPQGYSNDLTLFGRRRGSGETIWDIKKHIGYVSSSLHLDYRVSTNVRNVILSGYFDSIGIYQAVSDKQHKLVQQWLDILGIDKRTADAPFHSLSWGQQRLALIVRALVKHPTLLILDEPLQGLDPLNRQLVRRFVDVLIGEGATQLLFVSHHAEDAPDCITHRLAFIPSGDGYTYQLGPVA; encoded by the coding sequence ATGTCATCATTGCAAATTTCGCAAGGCACGTTTCGCCTGAGCGATACAAAAACCTTAAAAATAGACCATCTGCGCGTGACCACCGGTGAAAGCTGGGCGTTTGTCGGCAGTAACGGCAGCGGCAAATCTGCCCTCGCGCGGGCGCTTGCCGGCGACCTGACCTTGCTCAGCGGCCAGCGCGAAAGCCAGTTCTCCCGCGTGACCCGCCTCTCCTTCGAACAGTTGCAGAAGCTGGTCAGCGACGAGTGGCAACGCAATAACACCGACCTGCTCAGCCCCGGTGAAGAAGATACCGGTCGCACCACGGCGGAGATTATCCAGGATGAGGTAAAAGATCCTGCCCGCTGCGCGCAGCTTGCCGAACAGTTTGGCATCAGCGCCCTGCTGAACCGGCGGTTTAAGTATCTGTCGACCGGCGAAACGCGTAAGACCCTGCTGTGCCAGGCCCTGATGAGCGATCCGCAACTGTTGATCCTCGACGAGCCCTTCGACGGCCTCGACGTCAGTTCCCGCCAGCAGCTGGCCGCCCTGCTGGCCGACCTGCATCGCGCCGGCATCACCCTGGTGCTGGTTCTCAACCGCTTCGATGAGATCCCGGAGTTCGTGCAATTTGCCGGCGTGCTGGCTGACTGCACTCTCATCGACACCGGCGCGACGTCGTCCCTGCTGCAGCAGGCGTTGGTGGCCCAGCTGGCGCACAGTGAAAAACTGGACGGTATCAGCCTGCCGGAGCCGGATGTCCCGCCGGCCCGGCAAGCGCTGGCAGACACAGCGCCGCGAATCGTGCTCAATGACGGCGTGGTCTCCTATAACGATCGCCCGGTCATCAACCACCTTTCCTGGACCGTAAACCCGGGCGAACACTGGCAGATCGTCGGCCCCAACGGTGCCGGTAAATCCACGCTGCTGAGCCTGATCAGCGGCGATCATCCGCAGGGCTACAGCAACGATCTGACGCTCTTTGGCCGCCGTCGCGGCAGCGGCGAGACCATCTGGGACATCAAAAAGCATATTGGCTACGTCAGCAGCAGCCTGCATCTGGATTACCGGGTCAGCACCAACGTCCGCAACGTTATTCTGTCGGGTTACTTTGACTCTATCGGCATTTATCAGGCAGTTTCCGACAAACAGCACAAACTGGTACAGCAGTGGCTGGATATTCTCGGTATCGATAAACGTACCGCCGACGCGCCGTTTCATAGCCTGTCGTGGGGCCAGCAGCGGCTGGCGCTCATCGTCCGCGCGCTGGTGAAGCATCCGACCCTGCTGATCCTTGATGAACCCTTGCAGGGGCTGGATCCCCTCAATCGCCAGCTGGTGCGGCGCTTTGTCGACGTGTTGATTGGCGAAGGCGCGACGCAACTGCTGTTTGTCTCACATCATGCCGAAGACGCACCGGACTGTATTACCCACCGTCTGGCGTTTATCCCCAGTGGAGACGGTTACACTTATCAGCTCGGTCCCGTGGCCTGA